A segment of the Gossypium hirsutum isolate 1008001.06 chromosome D10, Gossypium_hirsutum_v2.1, whole genome shotgun sequence genome:
ATTGCTTTTATGCTTGAATGAGATATTTGTATAATTTAGATATTTCAACGGATTAagttactaagtaaagaaattgcataatttagattaATAGTAACAAATGAAATCTAGGTAGGTTCTTTCCTATGTTTTGTTTCCCTTCTTGCTTGTTAATCGTTTGTTTTCttgattagtttttttttgtcGTGTTCGTTagtaattaaattagttttttttgtttttaatcaatcattcgaattatttgattaaataatagaaagacagtaattactagtacttgtaatcttcgtgggaacgatatatttgctcaccgtaactatactattaattgataggtgcacttgccttagtaaAAGTTTTAATTAGTTCACGACACATCAGGAGCATCAAACAACAAGGATGCAAATATGTTTCTGTGGATTTATACACGAAACCTTGAACATCTTTGCCACATGCTTTACAAGTTTTGCCTCGTTTCCCTTTCTCTTCGAGCTTGAAGTTGTTGTTTTTGAAGAATGAATGGGTGGTGATAGTCTTGGTCACCCCACAATTTTCATGAAGATGAAAGTCACACTtcttgttattgcattgataacATGAACCGAGCCTAGTTCTTTGTGTAATACCCTCGAACCTGACCTAGATGTTATGCCCAAATCTGGAGTTGTTACATATaatgattgaaaattttgttttcgtGTATCTTGAAAATAGTTGCAAACTCAAAAAATCTTGGATTATTCGAAAGCATAtcttatttaaatatttcattgaaaacaatttttgtttaaattttataaaacttatGATTTTGCGGCGGAAACACTTAGaaagttgtatttttttttttgaaaacacggttTGTTATTTGAAGCCCGTTGTTTTTTGCTGAAAACAACCATTGTTGATAAAacgtttaaataatattatacgAAAAAACAGAAAACAAAGTCCAAAACCcaaaatagtctaaaatttacaaaacactttaatctaaaattaaaagtatttaaaaatgaaaacaaaacttTAATAACTGAGCCCCCGTCACACCAACTAGCCTAagcctgaggattacctgaaaataTCTATCAAACAGAATATGAGTGTtcgaaactcaatgtgtaacaaaTAATGTAACAATTAATTTATATGAGACAGATTttaaagaaacagaatcatatCAGAGCATAACAGATACAGACATGCTTTCCTACCCCCACCCGCTACACGctatctccgaccatcccaacacaccatatgggaTATGAAACACCCATCCTACCttacacaccacttagtgtcaTTAAGACACTTTTCAGAATATTTGCAGCTATGCTACCAGTATAATAGGCGACATATCGCCTCTCAcaaaaacacttcctccacataatatAACCCGTCCCCGATGTAGATATAATCATAACAGAAATCATACATGCTACAGTTATACACGCATGTCATAACAGATAGCCTATTACAAGATTAACTTATCATATGTTATCACAAATACACATACATATAATAGAAGTATACTAATAAATGaccatattttatgttttatagattatttgaTCACATACCGATCCCACAGAACGCTCACGATCGTTCAGAACGATGTGTACGATCTTggagaaaatttcaaaattttgagtgGTTGTGTGGCGTCGACAATGTTGTTATTTTCTCGCCCACAACTTATCTCAACTAACCCCCTAACCTTCAGAttcttttctcttccttttttatttagtGTTCAATTACAACCCAAACTCCACAAGCTGAACATCCCACAAAGccattaacaaaaacaaaataacccCACTTGCCCCCACAAAAAATTGAACCAAAGACCTCTAACACATAAACAAGACTCTTAACCATTAAAGCAAAGTATTTATCACATGACAAGATTTcacaaattacaaataaaaactTTGGGGCATTACACTTTGCATCTGTGGCACTGATATAGCATTCTGGAATAGCTTAGCTCAAGCTTGACCAGGGGCgaagccaaaaaaaaatttagaggggtcgaaatgaaattttaatttttaatagtctatatctttataactcttaaagaattaaatcaattttttataattttagaggggACAAAGTGCaaatttacctttactaatttaaaatttaaaaaaaaatttaaagagcctaaataataattttttattttaagggagTCGAGGCCCATGCTCCCCTTAGATTCGTCTCTGAGGTTGACTCAAATTAAATTTGGCTTGAGCTAAATTAGAATTAGTTTCTAAAATTAAACATAAAGATTGAACCATAACAAACTCGTTTAACTAGACTTGTTCTAAGTTCTGAAACTATTCAAACATTAAGACACAAAAAATCAAGTCACTCAATAGCTCAAGTTGCTTGAGTTTAAGGTTGACTCAATAATAATTGTGTCGAATCTGTGTTCTTTTAGCTAACTTACAAGCATAAATATCTCATTTACACCCTAAGTATACTCATTTCGAACATAAATTTGTATCTAATAATCACCCTAAACACACACATACATACAATCAAATATCATATATTACTAACTTTTCTACAAAATTAGAGCATCATATGTTTGACGCCCAGTCCCAGAGAAACGAAATTTCATAAGCTTATGCTTTACTCATTGCTCCAGAAATGGCAGTTCTTCAAGGGCATTGACCCAAGAACTAGAAAGAAGCAACAAATCTGGTTATCCATCAGCTATCATATATACGACTTTGGaaatagaaaattatattttccatttttGTTCCAGAAAGAAATGAAAGGGAACTTAACTTTGTTTTGACGTtggaaatttaaataacaatagtGAATGGTGGCTCCACAATTGGGACCCTACTCAGAAGtatccttcttctttttttttctacatgAAATTAATGTTGAGTGTAGAAAGTGGTGGCAAATTGCACCAATTAGTTGCTTAACAAACGTTCAGCATTGAATTACCACAATCTCCTATGGATAAATCCATTTCTAACGTTTGATGTATATCGTCTAGCTTATTCAATGGGGCAATGACTTTCTTTATGGGGGATTCATCCAAAAATCACCCCAAAGAACCTTGTTACCAAAATTTAAATAGATTTAAGGAGAGAGGAATCTATTTACAACCGTATAAAAACACtcttatttcttatatttttatatgattttaaagattaatttcaaaaaaaattagggtagagaaattgaattataaatttttgagagatgataatataattttatcatctAATAATTTATgattacattatttttttaagggacttaatagaatttttttcattttaagggtaAAGTGTAATTTAACTATAtgctaatttataatttaactatatatttttatatgatttataattttatcattggGGACTTAATAGAATACTCCCTTAAATTCGCCCCTGCCAACTTATGCATGTAAGTAATTTTTGAAGGACTTGAAAGAATTGGTATGCATGTAAATGGATCCCTCAAATATAAAACTGCACAGCTTAGTCGTTGGGGGCAATATGACTGTTTACAACGCTTCCATTACGTTCACAATCCTGTTGTTGATTGATGTCAgctgaaaaaaaaacataatatggTAGTATGACTCAGTTGTGACAAAAAATATTGACCATAAAAACCAACCCCAAGTAGACGCCTTCAACTAAAGCAGGCACATAGAAAAATAGCACATGACAGTAGATAGAATACGATAATATCATAATTCTAAAACTATATGTTGCACTCTGGGGCTCCATAGTTGTGAACCAACCGTAACTATCCAGCGCTTACTTTGAAGTCTCCCCTTATCAGTTCATTATATATGGGGTCAATGTTTAATTAAGTAAACATCATATATGCTATAAGTTAAGGAGCGGTGGCCCATGCAAATGCCACCCACATCACTTTTAAAGTCTAAACCAATTGACGGTAGATAGAATACGATAAAATCCAACCCCAAGTAGACGCATTTAAATCATAGCCACATGACAGTAGATACAATACGATAATATCATCATTCTAAAACTATATATTGCACTCTGGTTCTTCATGATAAGCCATGCACTCTCATTTACAAATCCATCTTATCAATTACCAACTTGTTTAATGTTGATGGAGCCATCAAAAAAACATTTTCAAGCGTCTAgctctcttttcctttttattcttctCTCATTCTTCAACTTGCAGGGTCTTAACTTGCTTCGTTTAGCAACAGCAAGCCCTGTAGTTAGAGGAAATGACACTGATCGACAAGCTCTACTCCAGTTCAAAGCCAAGATAACTGGTGATCCACTCAAGATTATGGAGTCCTGGAATAGCTCCCTTCACTTCTGTCAATGGATCGGTGTTACATGCGGTCGCAAGCATCGAAGAGTCACCAAGCTGAAACTTCGAATCCTCAAACTCTCTGGATCATTGTCACCCTATATTGGAAATTTGAGCTTCCTCAGGGAGTTGGATCTTGTGGGCAACAGCTTCTACAACCAAATTCCACAAGAGATCGGTGGTTTAAGAAGACTAGAAGCATTACACCTTGCCAATAACTCCATCAGTGGTGAAATTCCTTCCAATTTATCTGCCTGTTCTAAGCTTATATCAGTTGATATGACAAACAACCAGCTAACGGGAGAAATACCATCTTTGCTGGGTCTCTTGTCAAACCTGAAAGTATTGGGTTTTTTCCACAATCGTTTGATTGGGAGTATCCCACCTTCGTTGGGGAACTTGTCATCCTTGGAGAAACTTGGTTTGCGGAATAATGAATTGAGTGGGATTATACCTGAAGCTTTTGGACAACTGAGAAATCTTTCATTTTTCTCCATATCCGAAAATGCGATTTCTGGTATTGTTCCTGTCTCAATGTTCAATCTCTCCAATATTAAAACCTTTGATATTGTTGTGAACAAGATTCAAGGTACTCTTCATTCTGATTTAGAAATCAATATGCCTCATCTTGAGTTCTTTGGTGTAGCGGCAAACCAAATCTCTGgaaaaattccaatttcattaTTCAATGCCACATATCTTAATGTACTTGAACTTAATGGAAACAGGTTCAATGGAAATGTGCCTTCATTAGAAAAGCTAGAAAAACTGTATGACCTTGAACTAAGCCAAAATTTTTTGGGACATGGGAGAGAAGGTGACTTGCACTTTCTCTGCAGTTTAGTCAATAAAACTAGTCTAGAATATTTATATataggtaaaaataattttggagGGGAATTTCCTGAATGCAttagtaatttttctaaaaatcttTTACGATTAggaatatataataacaaaatatcgGGAAGAATCCCGGAGGGGATTGGAAATCTCATCAATTTGGAGCTCCTTGTGGTATTCAAAAATCAATTATCAGGTCCCATTCCCTTTAATATTGGGAGGCTTCAAAAGCTAAAAGAATTTTTCCGCTCTCAATAATTCTCTCTCTGGGACAATTCCCCACTCCATTGGAAATTTAATAGAGTTAACAGAACTTGATTTAAGTTTTAACAATCTTCAGGGCAGCATTCCTTCAGGTCTAGGTAATTGCAAAAATTTGCTTCTAATGGATCTTTCTAGTAACAATCTTAGTGGACCAATACCCCCTGAAGTACTTGGACTTCCATCCTTGTCCATTCTACTAGATTTATCGTCAAACTATTTGACTGGTGAACTTTCTGTTGAAGTAGAAAAACTAAAAAATCTTGGTCGATTGTATATTTCTCAAAATAGATTATCTGGTTTGCTTCCAAAAAACCTAGGTAGTTGTGTAAGTCTAGAGAAGTTGTTCTTGGAAGGGAATTTGTTTGAAGGACCCATTCCATCATCTTTGAGTTCATTGAGAGGTCTTGAGGCATTGGACTTATCTGACAATAATCTTTCCGGTGGGATTCCAGAATTTCTTGTGCGATTTGGGGCATTAAAGTATCTAAATCTCTCTTTCAATGATTTTGAGGGAGTAGTACCAAGTGAAGGAGTATTTAAGAATGCAAGTGCTACATTTGTTGAGGGAAATAGTAAGCTTTGTGGAGGAATCCCTGAGTTACATTTGTCAAGATGTAACTCCAAAACATTAGAAAACACATCCCTTAAATTGAAGATCACAATAATTGTTGTGATTTTAGGAGTGACTTTAGTATTCTCTATTTTCCTCATCATCTGgtttagaaagaaaaaagagcAGAAGCCAACGACAACTCATGTAGAAAATTCTCTTTTACAGTTATCATACCAAAGCATCCTAAGGGATACAAACGGATTCTCCCCTCAGAATTTGGTTGGTTCGGGAAGTTTCGGATCTGTATACAAGGGAATTCTTGAAGCGAATGGAGCAGTTATTGCAGTAAAGGTGTTTAATCTTCTGAATCATAGAGCTTCGAGGAGTTTCTTGGTTGAATGCGAGGCTTTGAAGAACATTCGACATCGTAATCTTGTCAAGGTATTAACAGCCATTTCAGGTATCGATTATAAAGGCAATGATTTTAAAGCCTTGGTTTATGAGTTCATGGAAAATGGAAGCTTGGAAGATTGGCTACATCCATCTGTTGGCATGAATAAACCAGAGACGATGAGAAACCTAAATTTCTTTCAAAGACTTAATGTGGCCATAGATGTTGCTCATGCACTAGAATATCTGCACCATCGTTGTGAGACGCCAATCATTCATTGTGACCTCAAGCCAAGCAATGTTTTACTCGATGGGGAAATGGTTGGTCATATAAGTGACTTCGGCTTAGCAAAAATCCTTTCTGGAGAGTGGCCAAACTATTCCACTAATGAATCAAGCTCCCTTGGAGTAAGAGGAACAATCGGCTATGCTCCACTTGGTAAGTTcacttttttcatttctttcattatttaaaagaaaaaaatatatctaaaagCAGTCTTGTTGTATATTTAGAGGTTATCCACTACAaccatttatatatgtattttgtgaCGAATTAATTATAGAATATGGCATGGGAAGCGAGTTGTCAACCAATGGCGATGTGTATAGCTATGGCATCCTCTTGTTAGAGATGTTAACAGGGAAAAGGCCAACGAATGAAAGGTTCAAAGAAGGTTTAAGTTTTCATAACTTTGTCAAAGCAGCTTTGCCCGATCGAGTGGTTGAAATTATAGATCCCATTCTTCTTCAAGAAAGTGTCAGAGGAGGAACAGCGGCGGACATCACTCTTAATGGAAACAACTTGGGAAAGGACATACATCTTCAGTGCTTGAATTCAATATTCGAAATAGGACTTACTTGTTCTACCGAATCACCAAGTGAGAGGATGGACATGAGTAATGTTATTACCAAGCTTTGTTCGATTAGAGACAAGCTTCTTCATCCAACTCGGCTGCGTCGTGGTGTTTGAACTTTGTATGCTACTCAATCAGCAGGTAATAATGGCTTCTTATCTTAATAAAATActcatttgttttattaattaagctTTGTTGATAAAGTGGAAAGATGGAAAGTATATACTTTTTTTTCATAGGTGTGTTCGGTGTAAAACATTTAAAAAGTGAATAATTTTAAACTAACAAACACATCTCTATCAAAAAAATTTTTCCTTTCACATATCTTTCTTACCAATTACACATAaaactttctttttctcttttccactCAAAGCCCACCACATTCCTACTATGTGCTTTAATAAATCCTTGTTTCTTTAGTTGCAGGTATCTAAGGTGTTGTGTGGATCAACATCAAAGAGGCTCAAGTCCGACAACTTGCTTGATGTTCTccaagaaaatagaagaaaaatggAGTTCTTTTTCCTGTTTTCTACCAATAATTTTCAGTGTAATTTGTATAATACTTCGTTTTTGTCTTTGCATCATAAGCTACTAGATTGATTTTTACTTTGCATCTTATTGTATCAGTCATGGTATTGAATACGTTAGTCAATCGCTATTCATGGGAACTTTATATTTCTGGAATTGATAATCTTttctatattaaaaatattagaattGAATACAttcaagaaaattttaatttgcattttGTCTATCCTACTcagaaaatgagtaaattaatctttatatattataacaaactagtctttttgttaaaaaatttattcatttttattgttaaaaactggttCTTATGTGTTGCCGTGAGGTACATGTGACACGCTATGTGAAGTTATTCGATTATTCTATCGtcctttaatttaatgtatagaGATTAATTTGCTCAATATTTTAAGACATTACAATGCTTTCTTTCCAACAACAGGAATTTGTCGTAGTCTTTCAGCATCTACAAAACTAGATTTCCTAGTAATAATTTCCATCTTCTAAGTTGGGATGCGTTGACATATTTTCAGACAAGAGCAAACTAGTTAGCTTCTGATTTTCAGAATTTATATATGATTAACTCTCGTTCCAAATGTCTTGTTATGCCAGTTTTCTCTTGAAATGTTCGATCGTCTACAATAATCTAAAGAGAAGAAAGCTACTATGGCTTCATTTGAACTAAAAAGCTATGATGGTCAGCTCAGCCAGTAGAGCGCTTATGGATTTTAACATGCGGACGTGGGTTCGGATCCCACGGTCAACGTgattatacttttttttctttttctccagtACTTTTCCTAATCAAACTTTATCATATTTcgacaattttaattaaaataaaatataaacctaATTAAAAGCTTACGATGTTagataattttagttaaaataatcaaaatacttTCATTATAATCAAATTACTATATCATGAGTTATAATATAAATGAATCTTTTCATTGTCTTAATttaatctcaattctaatctatttgagttttttttcaagtgtattattatttcttttagaccaaaatttattatttttattcatttggtaaatttaggattttttttatttgtgagGAGAaagatttattaattttattgttaggTCAATTTAGGTTaccatgtttttttaatttttaatttattccttctgaagaaattaaatttttctttttattattattttactattcgTTTCCGTTTCCTCTTCCTTTTTTATCTATTTgtcttttttacaatttttaaaaaattaaattaataaataaacagtAAATGAAAACAAActttcttaaataaataaaatcatgtaCCTTTGTCttttatcttcaattaataaTCACTTCATTTGAGGGTTCGCCAAAACCTTTATAAGTTCGTACTTTGATGAGCTTGCAATTTGGGTTGAGCTGGTAGCTTTCGATGAGCTCGTAGTTGTACTTGAGCTTGCAGTAATGTTTGAGCTCGCAGTATTGAATGAGCTCAAAGCTTCCAATGAACTCTGCAACTTTTTGAACTGAATTTTCCATTGCATGAATGGCCACTTCCCaagataaattatttttgaattttgactTTGCATCTTATTGTACCAGTCATGTTATTGAATATGTTAGTCAATATATGGTTGTTCATGTgaactttatatttttgaaagttaataTTTTCTCTATTAAAAAAGTTACATGCGTACATTCAAGAAATCCTTAATTTGCATGGTGGGAACAATATACTTGTTGCGTAAATTCAAAAATCTaagaaatctttatttttttccaattttttgaCATTAAAAATATCATAGAGGCTTTTGTATTAGGAGTTAAATTGCAAGTTACAAGATGGtaactaaactattcaaaagttttcattgaaGTCATTAGActgttaaaatcgttgttgtatggCCCTCTCTGTTTGCACCACCTATACCAATCGAAAggtctctttctttttctctcgaaCAACATgaatttacaagccaaaatttaaaaagatttctTCTTCGATCTCTGAAACCGTCGGATTAACTGGGACCTAAAATATATTGTTCTACTCACCAATGGATTCTGATCTACTGTACTGATGATTGAATGTTAGATATATTGACGTCAATAGCTTTTCAAACAAGAATAAACTAGTTGGCTTTTGACGTTATGAATTTATACGTGACTAAGCCTCATTCCAAGTGTTTTGTTATGTTTGTTTTCTCTTGAAATATACTATTGATCTACAATAATATAAACACAAGAAAGCTATGATGGAGCACTAAGAAGTTTAGAGATTACATTTAAGTTCTTATCATTCCACTCATTGCTTGTtttgacattaaaataatttttgtataCAAGTCAACAATTATATTATAATGGGGAAGGGAGAACGGGTTTACAAACACAGGAACTAATCAACTTGAAATCCATAAAAATTTaccacaaaaataaaaatcaaacactGACCAGCATCCAATTATTTGCAATAGAGAGAATAGTCTAACAATCAAGCAATAATGAAGAAACAACACCCCCTAAAACAGCTTGGACTATGAGATCCAAAGCATGCTACATCAATGACCCTTCATTTTCCTTTCTCCCATTTGAACTTTCgctattttcttctttgataatTACTAATCCAtttgtcaagattgaagattctcaATTGATTTCTAGGGAAAtcatcatgagtttctttatttctttcggaTATACTGTATCTTGGACTTTTTtaagtatgaactaattttctaaatacctagggacaTGAACCCTATAATAGATTATGTCGtctgatttttatttttcgaaataaatactTACTttattattctcaattatgtgtgcttaattcttagtttagtatttctaaactattaatccatgtttgatgtgcttaaatcggaAGTTGAATAAACCCTGTTTGCGCGTAGATCTtacgtaattgagtggagttacatgcaatcctagaaataagacaaTATAAATCTACTGAattagagtaaaatctaatagaagaatccataacacgagttaatgcaataataggggttttagttagaaaaaaaattcaattaatcaacttaaagtCAATTGCTTTTATGCTTGAAAgaaatatttgtataatttagAGATTTCAACGGATTAagttactaagtaaagaaattgcataatttagattgatatATAGTAacaaatgaaatctaggtggattctttcctatgttttgtttcgcttcttggttgttaattgtttattttcctgattagttttttttttgtcatgttcgttagtaattaaattagttatttttagtttttaatcaatcacttgaattatttgattaaataatagaaagacggtaattactagtacttgtGGTCTTCGTGGGAACAATATATTTGCTCAccgtaactatactattaattgatataggtgcacttgccttagtaaaatttttagttagttcacGACGCATCAAGAGCATCAAATAACAAGGATGCAAATATGTTTCCGTGGATTTATACACAAAACCTTAAACATCTTTGCCACATGCTTTACAAGTTTTGCCTCGTTTCCCTTTCTCTTTGAGCTTGAAGTTGCTGTTTTTGAAGAATGAATGGGTGGCGATAGGCTTGGCCACCCCACAATTTTCATGATGATGAAAGTCACAATtcttgttattgcattgataacATGAACCAAGCCTAGTTCTTTGTGTAACACCTCcgaacccggcctagacgttatggccaaatctggagtTGTTACGTATaatgattgaaaatttggttttcaTGTATCTTGAAAATCGTCGCAAACTCTTAAAATCTCGGATTATTCGAAAATATATcttatctaaatattttattgaaaacaatgtttgtttatattttctaaaCCTTATGATTTTGCAACTGAAACACTTAGaaagtagtttttttttaaacacgGTTTGTTATTTGAAGCCCATTTTTTTGCAGAAAACAATCATTgtcaataaaatgtttaaataatattatatggaAAACGGAAAATA
Coding sequences within it:
- the LOC121222119 gene encoding probable LRR receptor-like serine/threonine-protein kinase At3g47570; protein product: MSTATLVPLHWRACWNLGTSALLAWVLTASFLRPRLQARGGLNLLRLATASPVVRGNDTDRQALLQFKAKITGDPLKIMESWNSSLHFCQWIGVTCGRKHRRVTKLKLRILKLSGSLSPYIGNLSFLRELDLVGNSFYNQIPQEIGGLRRLEALHLANNSISGEIPSNLSACSKLISVDMTNNQLTGEIPSLLGLLSNLKVLGFFHNRLIGSIPPSLGNLSSLEKLGLRNNELSGIIPEAFGQLRNLSFFSISENAISGIVPVSMFNLSNIKTFDIVVNKIQGTLHSDLEINMPHLEFFGVAANQISGKIPISLFNATYLNVLELNGNRFNGNVPSLEKLEKLYDLELSQNFLGHGREGIYNNKISGRIPEGIGNLINLELLVVFKNQLSGPIPFNIGRLQKLKEFFRSQ
- the LOC121222569 gene encoding probable LRR receptor-like serine/threonine-protein kinase At3g47570 codes for the protein MDLSSNNLSGPIPPEVLGLPSLSILLDLSSNYLTGELSVEVEKLKNLGRLYISQNRLSGLLPKNLGSCVSLEKLFLEGNLFEGPIPSSLSSLRGLEALDLSDNNLSGGIPEFLVRFGALKYLNLSFNDFEGVVPSEGVFKNASATFVEGNSKLCGGIPELHLSRCNSKTLENTSLKLKITIIVVILGVTLVFSIFLIIWFRKKKEQKPTTTHVENSLLQLSYQSILRDTNGFSPQNLVGSGSFGSVYKGILEANGAVIAVKVFNLLNHRASRSFLVECEALKNIRHRNLVKVLTAISGIDYKGNDFKALVYEFMENGSLEDWLHPSVGMNKPETMRNLNFFQRLNVAIDVAHALEYLHHRCETPIIHCDLKPSNVLLDGEMVGHISDFGLAKILSGEWPNYSTNESSSLGVRGTIGYAPLEYGMGSELSTNGDVYSYGILLLEMLTGKRPTNERFKEGLSFHNFVKAALPDRVVEIIDPILLQESVRGGTAADITLNGNNLGKDIHLQCLNSIFEIGLTCSTESPSERMDMSNVITKLCSIRDKLLHPTRLRRGV